In a single window of the Euleptes europaea isolate rEulEur1 chromosome 4, rEulEur1.hap1, whole genome shotgun sequence genome:
- the ATP5F1A gene encoding ATP synthase subunit alpha, mitochondrial: MLSVRVAAALARSLPRQAGLVSRNALGALFVATRNLHASNASLQKTGTAEVSSILEERILGADTSAELEETGRVLSIGDGIARVYGLRNVQAEEMVEFSSGLKGMSLNLEPDNVGVVVFGNDRLIKEGDIVKRTGAIVDVPVGEELLGRVVDALGNTIDGKGPIGSKLRRRVGLKAPGIIPRISVREPMQTGIKAVDSLVPIGRGQRELIIGDRQTGKTAIAIDTIINQKRFNEGTDEKKKLYCIYVAIGQKRSTVAQLVKRLTDADAMKYTIVVSATASDAAPLQYLAPYSGCSMGEYFRDNGKHALIIYDDLSKQAVAYRQMSLLLRRPPGREAYPGDVFYLHSRLLERAAKMNDSFGGGSLTALPVIETQAGDVSAYIPTNVISITDGQIFLETELFYKGIRPAINVGLSVSRVGSAAQTRAMKQVAGTMKLELAQYREVAAFAQFGSDLDAATQQLLSRGVRLTELLKQGQYVPMAIEEQVAVIYAGVRGHLDKLEPSKITKFESAFLAHVLSQHQALLSTIRTDGKISEQTEAKLKEIVTTFLSTFEA; this comes from the exons ATGCTGTCCGTGCGCGTAGCCGCCGCCCTCGCCCGCTCCCTGCCCCGGCAGGCCGGCCTG GTGTCCCGAAATGCTTTGGGCGCGTTATTTGTTGCGACGCGGAACCTCCACGCCTCCAATGCGAGTCTTCAGAAAACCG GCACCGCTGAGGTATCATCTATTCTGGAGGAACGAATTCTTGGAGCTGACACCTCTGCTGAGCTAGAAGAAACGGGGCGTGTCCTCTCGATTGGTGATGGTATTGCCCGTGTGTACGGCCTGCGTAATGTTCAGGCAGAAGAAATGGTTGAGTTTTCTTCTGGGCTGAAG GGTATGTCCCTGAACTTGGAACCCGACAACGTTGGTGTCGTCGTCTTTGGGAACGACAGGTTGATTAAGGAAGGGGACATTGTGAAGAGGACAGGAGCTATTGTGGATGTCCCAGTCGGGGAAGAGCTCTTGGGTCGTGTCGTAGATGCTCTGGGTAACACCATTGATGGAAAG GGCCCCATCGGTTCCAAGTTACGGAGGAGGGTTGGTCTTAAGGCCCCCGGGATCATCCCACGGATCTCTGTGCGCGAGCCCATGCAGACCGGCATCAAGGCCGTGGACAGCTTGGTACCGATCGGCCGTGGACAGCGGGAGTTGATCATTGGAGACAGGCAGACTGG CAAAACTGCAATTGCTATTGATACCATCATCAACCAGAAACGGTTCAATGAAGGGACTGACGAGAAGAAGAAGCTGTACTGTATCTACGTTGCAATTGGTCAGAAGAGATCTACGGTTGCCCAACTTGTCAAGAGGCTTACTGATGCAG ATGCCATGAAGTACACCATTGTGGTCTCCGCCACTGCCTCAGATGCTGCCCCTCTCCAGTACCTGGCTCCTTATTCCGGCTGCTCCATGGGGGAATACTTCAGAGACAACGGCAAACACGCCCTGATCATCTACGACGATTTATCCAAGCAG GCTGTTGCCTACCGTCAAATGTCTCTGCTGCTGCGTCGTCCCCCAGGCCGAGAGGCCTACCCTGGCGACGTGTTCTACCTCCACTCCCGTCTTTTGGAAAGAGCAGCCAAGATGAATGACTCCTTCGGTGGCGGCTCTCTGACTGCCCTTCCTGTCATCGAGACTCAAGCTGGGGATGTGTCGGCCTACATTCCGACTAACGTCATTTCAATCACTGATGGGCAG ATCTTCTTGGAAACCGAACTGTTCTACAAAGGTATCCGCCCAGCCATCAACGTCGGTCTGTCTGTGTCGCGTGTCGGTTCTGCTGCCCAGACCAGGGCCATGAAGCAG GTGGCTGGAACCATGAAGCTGGAGTTGGCTCAGTACCGCGAAGTGGCTGCTTTCGCACAGTTCGGCTCCGACCTGGATGCTGCCACTCAGCAGCTGCTCAGTCGTGGCGTGCGTCTGACCGAGCTCCTCAAACAAGGGCAGTACG TTCCCATGGCTATTGAAGAACAAGTCGCCGTGATCTACGCCGGAGTCAGAGGTCACTTGGATAAGCTGGAGCCTAGCAAGATCACCAAGTTCGAGAGTGCTTTTCTGGCTCACGTGCTGAGCCAGCATCAGGCCCTCCTCTCCACAATCAG GACTGACGGGAAGATCTCTGAGCAAACAGAAGCCAAGCTGAAGGAAATAGTGACAACCTTCTTGTCTACCTTTGAAGCGTGA